In Sedimentibacter sp. MB31-C6, one genomic interval encodes:
- a CDS encoding helix-turn-helix domain-containing protein, whose protein sequence is MLSVIEKEIAIESSQNYFSGTQGKLLFKIISNYLENTSELRDKLKDINESIFSDEYKMQTYSKIIIEYMADVAMKPKSNITYTTGQLARIFGVSITTINNWIREGRFVGVESKEKNKQSRISENTLWESSNGEQILIKEITELYEKHKVENVSKEEEQKILKDEIEFFENKYNGKYNETLLNKKDKTEEELLDESEWKYLLKRVKKC, encoded by the coding sequence ATGTTAAGTGTAATAGAAAAAGAAATAGCTATTGAATCTTCTCAAAACTATTTTAGTGGAACTCAAGGAAAATTGCTATTCAAAATTATTTCTAACTATTTAGAAAATACTTCTGAATTAAGAGACAAACTTAAAGATATTAATGAATCTATTTTTTCGGATGAATACAAGATGCAAACATATTCGAAAATTATCATTGAATATATGGCTGATGTTGCAATGAAACCTAAATCTAATATAACCTATACAACTGGACAATTGGCAAGAATATTTGGTGTTTCAATTACTACTATTAATAATTGGATTCGTGAAGGAAGATTTGTAGGCGTCGAATCTAAGGAGAAAAATAAACAATCAAGAATAAGTGAAAATACATTATGGGAAAGTTCAAATGGAGAACAAATTCTTATAAAAGAAATAACTGAATTGTATGAAAAACATAAAGTTGAAAATGTATCTAAAGAAGAAGAACAAAAGATTCTTAAAGATGAAATAGAATTTTTTGAAAATAAATATAATGGTAAATATAATGAGACTCTATTGAATAAAAAAGATAAAACAGAAGAAGAATTATTAGATGAATCTGAATGGAAATATCTTTTAAAAAGAGTAAAGAAATGTTAA
- a CDS encoding NUDIX hydrolase has product MITVNFYNNIEDNLLKYAVIVSKSQGKWVLCKHRKRNTYECPGGHKEDGEAILTTARRELYEETGAIDYSIKQICVYSVCGNDDVIENKDETFGMLYYADISKFERLPDFEMEKIELFDSLPENWTYPEIQPKLIEKVNDFIGVEMKFE; this is encoded by the coding sequence ATGATAACAGTTAATTTTTATAATAATATTGAGGATAATTTGCTGAAATATGCTGTGATTGTTTCTAAGAGTCAGGGGAAATGGGTATTATGCAAACATAGGAAGAGAAATACTTATGAATGTCCTGGTGGTCATAAAGAGGATGGAGAAGCAATTCTAACAACTGCTAGGAGAGAGCTTTATGAAGAAACAGGTGCAATTGATTACTCAATAAAGCAGATATGTGTATATTCAGTTTGCGGTAATGATGATGTGATTGAAAATAAAGATGAGACTTTCGGTATGCTATATTATGCTGATATTTCTAAGTTTGAAAGATTACCAGATTTTGAAATGGAGAAAATTGAACTTTTTGATAGTCTTCCTGAAAACTGGACTTATCCAGAAATTCAGCCTAAATTAATAGAAAAAGTGAACGATTTTATTGGAGTTGAAATGAAGTTTGAGTAA
- a CDS encoding CD3072 family TudS-related putative desulfidase yields the protein MKRNKKMVLLAHCLLNINAKVYGIATEPAGCMKIISGLLENGYGIIQLPCVEQSCFGIKRWGQVKEQINFPGFRAKSHELLKPIVGQVLDFHQNGYEISAVIGLDGSPSCGINYTCTGNWGGEIGDGYDIQSKIDSLDKLSEYGVMMEVLKEMLDEIGIVTKYLSVDECDPEATSQELIIKLSE from the coding sequence TTGAAAAGGAATAAAAAAATGGTTTTGTTAGCGCATTGTTTATTAAATATTAATGCTAAAGTTTATGGTATTGCCACTGAACCTGCGGGATGTATGAAAATTATTTCTGGACTATTAGAAAATGGTTATGGAATTATACAGTTACCATGTGTAGAACAAAGTTGTTTCGGTATAAAACGTTGGGGACAGGTAAAAGAGCAGATTAACTTTCCCGGATTTAGAGCAAAGTCCCATGAATTACTTAAGCCGATTGTTGGACAAGTTTTAGACTTTCATCAAAATGGCTATGAAATATCAGCAGTAATTGGCTTGGATGGAAGTCCATCATGTGGTATTAACTATACCTGTACTGGTAATTGGGGTGGAGAAATTGGCGATGGCTATGACATACAATCTAAAATAGATTCTTTGGATAAACTGTCAGAATATGGAGTTATGATGGAAGTTTTGAAGGAAATGCTTGATGAAATTGGTATTGTTACTAAATATTTATCAGTTGATGAATGCGATCCCGAAGCAACTTCACAAGAACTTATTATTAAATTATCAGAGTAA